In the Populus trichocarpa isolate Nisqually-1 chromosome 8, P.trichocarpa_v4.1, whole genome shotgun sequence genome, TACCCAAAAGTAATATATAGGAAAACAACTTTGATAATAAAAGCTACAAACCTGCGCTATGATATTCCCAGATGGGTATTTCGCTGCCGACGCAAAGTTTTCAATGGCCCATGGATGAGGTCCGGCCTGTTAGGAGAAGAACCATAAATAAGGGAGGGGGGGgggtaaaaaaagaaggaagaaacgGGTTCAGAGGCTGAGaagcaaaaaagaaagttgagaaTAAGGAGGTGTTGACTAAATGAATGATAATGCAATAATAAGTAAATTTATACAGAAAACAACACCTGAAATATGCCAGACTTTCCTCCTACACCCATAGCCTCCAAATCAACAGCCAAACGAATAGTCTTACTCCATGGATGCTGCATCAGAAAACACAATTCAGAATATGTAAGGCACCATGGCACACttgaaaattttgtaatttgaaaTAGCCAAAAAAGTACTCACATCAAAAGGCAAGACACACTTttagcaaaaattaaaataaaaacaaaacatcaagaaCATCACAAACATTTTCAAAATCTGTAAAAGACTAAAGCTACAACAAGTCGATAAAACAAAGGAGGGTAAATTAGCAAACGCATCGATAAAGCTTCAAACCTGAGTGATAAAGCTATGAGCCCCGCTCAAACCCTCCTCTTCCCCagtattaaacaaaaatatcacaCCATTTTTAAACCCATGCGCCCACTGCGAAATCCCTCGAGCAAGTTCCAACATCACAGCTACACATGAACTGCAATCTCCAGCCCCTCCCCTGATACACCAATAACAATCTTGTCACTACAAGAACccaataaataataacatattcATCAAAACAAACTTAAAGCACGCGTAACTAAACAACCAGCTCGACGAGCAAGCAGTACGAGACAGGATTAGATAGGACATTGCAAACATAGAACGAACCAAAAGTTACTATCTGTCCCGTTCCATGAGAATTGTCAAGTCCAGTCCAGTCCTATCCGGTCTCGTACCCGATATTATGTAATCAGTTatcataaaaatgtaaaaaccaactgattttttaaatgatcaatAAGAAAAAGTAATGCCAGCCAGGACAAAAATCATACGTGGAGAAAACGGTATCAATGTGAGAAGACACAAGAATAGTATTATCAGCAGCTTGATTTGGAGTAAATTTGGGCAAAATTCTTAAAACAACATGTTTAAGATCGGCATAAACAAGAGTTTTGCCCCTAAATAATCCACTAGTTAACCGATTCGCTCCGGTTTTCGCGTGAAAAAAATCCACCTCAACATCCACTTCATAGTACGcgtttttctttatattctcCACTTCCGCCAAAACatactgcaaaaaaaaaagaagataaaataaaataaaataaaataaaataaatgaataagtAAATAAGTATACCTGCAAAGCGAGGTCGAGAGAATCAGAGCCGACGGGATGAGGACCGAAATCTGTCAATGCTTTGACGTGTTTGATGGCTTGGATTTCAGAGAAACCTCTTTTACCGGCTTGTTCAGCGGTTAAAGGTGAAGGCAGATTTTCGAACTGGTAATAGTGAACGGAATAACACGAGTAAATTATGACTGCGGATAAGATTATCCATACAGATCCTGACCGTATTGATTTCATTGATGAACTCAGATTGGTTGTGCTATTCGCATATGGTGGTTGTTTGGGCGGTCGTTGCTGTGAGTTCGAAGAGCGAGAAGTTTCCGGTCGTTTtcgcatttttttttataatttaagagACGAGTTTTCCTGGCTTGGTTTGTTTGCGTCTCTGCTGTTGTGAGTGAATAAGGGCTTCGTTTCTGTTTTTTACTGTTGCGGGGCTCGCTGATTTTTGGTAAGAGGAAAGAATGGTTGACTTTAggttgttctttttatttttatttttctctctctctctattattCGGTTGCAGGCTTGTTTGGGAGCTGATTGAAGCGATTGTTGGAGGTAAAGGGGGACTGAATGGGTTGGGCTTTTGTTTTGACTGGGGCCGGTCAGTGCTTCTACTCACAGTTGTCGTGTCCGATCCACAAAATGACTTGTACATGGAttcattaaattattagataatttgtgagttatttttgtcgatttgaattaaacttttttttattaaaataatattttttttaatattaacttgaTTGAGCTAGGCAGATTAACGCatcattaaaaatctaatttaattaattagacttcagtataaatatttttttatttaatttaaaactcagcTTAAATAGATTCtaaattaatctattaaattatgtttaataattatatttatattaacttgGGCATGTATATACATGTGTACCTGAACAAATTTTATAGATTGGCTGGTGACTAATGTCACAAGCTGTTTATAAGAGGTGGCAACTGACAACTggcaattaaatattttcttaatttaattcaaatgtatgcttttttatcaaaatcattGTTAACAGtagaattaaaaaacatttatcttcaaataaaaacaatattctcACATTtgctctaatttatttattcctgATATGCTTATATGAAATAGTAAATTTAAACATCAGTCAAGTATTTGTCTACACAATGCAAATATTTAGTTACTTAAAATTGTGTaaatcatttagaaaaaaagcaaattattgttattattatgacTATTATTGGGAAAAATAATAGCAGGCTCTCTTTCcttcttaaataataaaaggtCCGTTTAACCCTATATCTGACACTGTTAGTGACTTatcactctcgctaacaaaaGGGcatgacaaggaaaaaaaacaaaacatatagggtaattaagaccaaaaaaaagaaaagaaaaaggaaagggacAAATTAAAACACGTAAAATTTGCCTTCTTGCCCGTATAATTGCTCCAAATGTTGGACCGATGGGCTTGCTTATCCAGTTCATTCCGGCCCATAAAGTTCACCTGCGGCCCACTATAAAATCCAGATACTCGGAAGCAACACCCTCTCCTCTCTTCTAGAGCAATACAATAATATTCGCTGTAGAAGTTCCCCACTTGATCCCAAATTCCATAAAATAGGAGCTCTTtccctctctctatctctaaaAAACACCAACTGAAAGAGCTCCTTCTCAactcaactttaaaaaaaattagggtttaggGCTCGAGAAAATCGATGTCCGGTCTGAATCGATCTAGCAGCGCTGCGTTTAAGAACGGCGGCCTTCCCCCTCAAGAACTCCTTGACGATCTCTGCAGTCGGTTTGTCTTAAATGTGCCTAAAGAAGACCAACAATCCTTCGAGAGAATTCTATTTCTCGTCGAGTACGCTCATTGGTTCTATGAAGACAACTCTGTCGAGAAAAATCCCTCCTTAAAGTCTTTCACTTTGAAGGAATTCACTTCTTTAagtatccttttttattttattttttgtgttttttctttgatctcTTGATAATGCTGTCTATTTTATTAtacaagttttaagtttttttcttccttaataCGTTGCAGTGTTTAACAGTTGTGATGTTTTAAGACCGTATGTTGctcatattgatgatatttttaaggATTTTACTTCTTACAAAGTTAAAGTTCCTGTGACCGGTGCGATTATTTTGGATGAAACTTTCGAACGGGTGAGGCCTTTTATAAGTGAAACATGATGATAAGTAGTATTTGCTATATGTTTTGTGTGGAATTTTGTGTTGATTTGATATGAATTATGATTATTGCCTGTATTTTATTTGTACTATTCGGTGCTTGATTGTTAATATTTTGAAGTTacgaaagaaaaagggaaagaaagtcTTTTGTGTTGTAATTTAAACAGAATGAGAGGAAATTAATGTACTTGGTTTTTCATCaagattttggattttgaaCTAATTGAAATGGAAATGAGAGTGTTGATATGATGCTGAATTTAATCTAAGGACATAATAGTCAGAAACTTGGAGGATTAGTGATGTGGGGTGAAATACTTTTTTAGCTGGAGAAACTTTAGTTTAGGTTCATAAGATCAATGATGCAAATTGTTTGGTGAATGGGTGCTACTGTTGCATTTATCATCCACAGATACGTGATCTGGCCTTTGCCTGAGAAGGAAGTAAACACTTGAAATGTAAAAGGAAAGAGGGAAGATGCTCTTTGGATGACAGGGTAGTTCTGAAAACTCATATACCTCAAGTGCTTTGAATTGTAGACATAGCTGAGATGATGTCTATTCTTTTTAAGAGCTATTGTTTTGTGTGCATGGCAATGGCTATGTGAGCTTAGTAAATCATGATGCTGGCTTTTAAAGCATGCTTACCTGATTCCCTGTTTTAACCTGTAATTCTTGGGCTTCAACCAAAGCTTTTCTGTGTGATTTAAGGAATAGTTTTAAACTATTTACTTTGTCCGAGTTATTCAATACTTCAGTAAATGATTGTGGATTTGTGAAGTCCTCTTATCAACTTTCTTAACTTGGTTGATGTATTGACAGTGCTTGCTAGTGAAGGGATGGAAAGGGACGAGCTGGAGTTTCCCTaggggaaaaaagaacaaagacgAGGAAGACCATGCTTGTGCTGTCCGAGAAGTAAGCTTTTTTCCCTTGTGGGTTTGTCTGTGTACTCGCATATTTATCTATGAAAGCATTTTAATTTGGTGTAAATGTAATAATCTATTTTCCTGAACCAGTGATTAGTGAGAGAGACAATTTATCAAGGTTTCAGACATTAGTAATTATAGTTACTTTTATGATGAATGCTGCTATTAGTTGTTATAGTTACTTTTATGCTGAAAGTTGCTGTTAGTTGTTGTAGTTAATTTTATGCTGAATGTTGCTATTGATTCAGTTAAACACAGTGGGCTATACATGTTTCAATGATAGACAGCTTGATAAATGCATGCAACAGTGGGCTTGGGATCTTGAAATTCTGTCCCAAGGAAACTCTCTTTccagttttgatttatttaaaagaagaaaaacacataaTTGCTAATGGTTTTTCACCTTTCTACTTTCATTGACCATAAATCTAGCACGCATTGACCCAACCTTCAATTCCTTCTAGCACAcaaattttctcttttatgaattttaaatcgTCGAACTTCATTCTGTGAGCAGATGATACCGGGCTAGGTTAGGAATTGTAGGTATTTTGGGAAGATATCAGGATTTATATTGGatctataataacaaaaattatgacactaactaaatatgaaaatgtaaaaaagaaaaattaatgttatACATTGCTACAAAATGcttgtatataaaagaaaaatatcatattattcatcattttagttagttttttatttatttatttggaaaacAATGAAAAGTGTTTGATGGGAAACCATGGAGAACCTCTAAAATATTCTTTCCAAATTTATGACAAATTTGTAAAACTGTAAAATTAGTTTTTCAGTTCTTTGGATGGagaaatattacattttaatagaaaatttcaattttcctttttcccacatcaatattttagaaaatggaaatattactttgttttttaacagCCTCTTAGATTcccaaatattattaataatcatAAGTATATGAATTCCTACATAGACTAGTTCAacaagaaatctaaaaaaaaccaatagtcaattaaaatatagatttttcttttgtggCTACATCATgaaaatttttggtttttccaATCTGAATGCTGGCCTGCTCCTATTCAAACTTCTTTTTTGGCCCACAGTGGAAAAGAGTCTAGTACGGtagaaagttatttttaatccaTTTGTTGCATAGGCATTGGTGCAAGTCATTTTTGTAGATCCTCAGGTGGTTGGGGGGAAAGGTTCTAATATGATATAAAGGGGCTTTAATTGACTGCTGCATACTTTTGAATGGTAGGTTATAAGAGTGATTAAAGATAGGAGGATGCAAATGATTGCCCTGCACCCAACACACATTAGTCATTAACCTGCCTTCTCTTGTGGAATATAGGTGCTGGAGGAAACTGGTTTTGATGTTTCAAATCTTCTTAACAAAGATGACTACATTGAAGAGATGTTTGGACAGCAGAGGGTGCGGCTCTACATAATTGCTGGTGTGAAGGATGATACTGCCTTTGCACCCCTTACAAAAAAGGAGATCAGTGTATGTGGATTCTTATTTATATTCATTtagagttatttttaattttattgacttGATATCTTCTTACTTAGAAACATTAAGAAATGCATGAGGTCAATAATTAAGGTTTTTCTGAACTCAATTTGACCAAAGAAGGATATAAGATACCGACAGACATCAGTAAAATGGGTGTTTTACTTTGATTGAAGGATCTTAGTTGGACTGTCTGTCATGCTTTTGGTCTTTGCACCTATTAGCCTACAATATCCATG is a window encoding:
- the LOC7479883 gene encoding mRNA-decapping enzyme subunit 2, with amino-acid sequence MSGLNRSSSAAFKNGGLPPQELLDDLCSRFVLNVPKEDQQSFERILFLVEYAHWFYEDNSVEKNPSLKSFTLKEFTSLMFNSCDVLRPYVAHIDDIFKDFTSYKVKVPVTGAIILDETFERCLLVKGWKGTSWSFPRGKKNKDEEDHACAVREVLEETGFDVSNLLNKDDYIEEMFGQQRVRLYIIAGVKDDTAFAPLTKKEISEIAWQRLDDLQPASYEVISRSITGLKLYMVAPFLASLKSWISSHQLPVAPRLDMPLKAMCVWKARNNSIGSSTVIMESHLNKPGSDAHPPDMGPGKSFRNFRFDTASILRAMESGFSA